The Aeromicrobium yanjiei genome includes a region encoding these proteins:
- a CDS encoding histidine phosphatase family protein: MSERTIVHLMRHGEVHNPEGVLYGRLPEFVLSDLGHQMAARAADFLSKNEIVHMVASPLERAQQTAEPLSKLLEVPVHTDDRVIEADNLFEGKTVGVGNGAFTNPRNWWMLRNPIRPSWGEPYKEIAARMTAAVDDAREAARGHEAVIVSHQLPVWIARRAYEKKTFVHDPRKRQCTLASLTSLTFDGDEFVGCTYSEPAADLLPAPLRGKVVGGA, encoded by the coding sequence ATGTCCGAACGTACGATCGTGCACCTCATGCGCCACGGCGAGGTCCACAACCCCGAGGGTGTCCTCTACGGGCGGCTGCCCGAGTTCGTGCTGTCCGACCTCGGGCACCAGATGGCCGCCCGGGCCGCGGACTTCCTGTCCAAGAACGAGATCGTGCACATGGTCGCCTCGCCGCTCGAGCGCGCGCAGCAGACCGCCGAGCCGCTGTCCAAGCTGCTCGAGGTGCCGGTCCACACCGACGATCGGGTCATCGAGGCCGACAACCTCTTCGAGGGCAAGACCGTCGGCGTCGGCAACGGCGCGTTCACCAACCCCCGCAACTGGTGGATGCTGCGCAACCCGATCCGTCCGTCGTGGGGTGAGCCCTACAAGGAGATCGCCGCGCGCATGACGGCCGCGGTCGACGACGCGCGTGAGGCGGCCCGCGGGCACGAGGCGGTCATCGTGTCGCACCAGCTGCCGGTCTGGATCGCCCGCCGGGCGTACGAGAAGAAGACCTTCGTGCACGATCCGCGCAAGCGTCAGTGCACGCTCGCGAGCCTGACCAGCCTCACGTTCGACGGCGACGAGTTCGTGGGCTGCACCTACAGTGAGCCGGCGGCCGACCTGCTGCCCGCACCGCTGCGCGGCAAGGTCGTCGGCGGAGCCTGA
- the hemL gene encoding glutamate-1-semialdehyde 2,1-aminomutase: MTPTPASQQLFDRARAVSPGGVNSPVRAFRAVGGTPIFMASGRGAWLTDVDGRRYVDLVGSWGPMLLGHAHPEVIAAVGEAAARGTSFGTPSEPEVLLAEEIVDRTSAESVRMVSSGTEATMSAIRLARGFTGRNKIVKFAGCYHGHVDALLAQAGSGVVTLGLPETPGVPAHVTADTIVLPYNDRAAVEAAFAEHGDQIACLITEAAAGNMGVVPPEPGFNQFLSQICAQNGALFISDEVMTGFRVTRAGHWGLDGQREGWTPDLVTYGKVMGGGFPAAAFGGRRDVMEQLAPVGPVYQAGTLSGNPIATTAGLTTLRLADAAAYERLDAVSAQLQSLVRDALDPTGLPYVLQNAGNMFSVFWGVDAPVTDFAGAQAQEAWRYKPFFHAMLDAGVYLPPSAFECWFVSAAHDEEALSRIAEALPGAARAAAQATTES, translated from the coding sequence GTGACCCCGACACCCGCCTCGCAGCAGCTCTTCGACCGCGCCCGTGCCGTCTCGCCGGGCGGCGTCAACTCGCCGGTCCGGGCGTTCCGTGCCGTCGGCGGGACCCCGATCTTCATGGCCTCCGGCCGGGGTGCGTGGCTCACGGACGTCGACGGCCGCCGCTACGTCGACCTCGTCGGCTCGTGGGGCCCCATGCTGCTGGGCCACGCCCACCCTGAGGTGATCGCAGCGGTCGGCGAGGCGGCCGCCCGCGGCACCTCGTTCGGGACGCCCAGCGAGCCCGAGGTGCTGCTGGCGGAGGAGATCGTCGACCGGACCTCCGCCGAGAGCGTCCGCATGGTCTCCTCCGGCACCGAGGCGACGATGTCCGCGATCCGTCTTGCTCGTGGCTTCACGGGGCGCAACAAGATCGTGAAGTTCGCCGGCTGCTATCACGGACACGTCGACGCGCTGCTGGCCCAGGCCGGCTCCGGTGTCGTCACGCTCGGCCTGCCGGAGACGCCGGGCGTGCCCGCCCACGTCACCGCCGACACGATCGTGCTGCCCTACAACGACCGGGCTGCGGTCGAGGCGGCGTTCGCCGAGCACGGCGACCAGATCGCGTGCCTCATCACCGAGGCCGCGGCCGGCAACATGGGCGTCGTCCCGCCCGAGCCCGGCTTCAACCAGTTCCTCTCACAGATCTGCGCACAGAACGGCGCGCTGTTCATCAGTGACGAGGTGATGACCGGCTTCCGGGTCACCCGGGCGGGTCACTGGGGCCTGGACGGTCAGCGCGAGGGCTGGACGCCCGATCTCGTGACGTACGGCAAGGTCATGGGCGGCGGCTTCCCGGCCGCGGCATTCGGTGGACGGCGCGACGTCATGGAGCAGCTCGCACCCGTCGGCCCGGTCTACCAGGCGGGCACGCTGTCCGGGAACCCGATCGCGACGACTGCGGGCCTGACGACGCTGCGGCTCGCGGACGCGGCGGCGTACGAGCGTCTCGACGCCGTCTCGGCGCAGCTGCAGTCCTTGGTGCGGGACGCGCTCGACCCGACCGGCCTGCCGTACGTCCTGCAGAACGCCGGCAACATGTTCAGCGTCTTCTGGGGCGTGGACGCGCCGGTCACCGACTTCGCGGGTGCGCAGGCGCAGGAGGCGTGGCGCTACAAGCCGTTCTTCCACGCGATGCTGGACGCCGGCGTGTATCTCCCGCCGAGCGCATTCGAGTGCTGGTTCGTCTCGGCTGCCCACGACGAGGAGGCACTCTCTAGAATTGCCGAGGCACTGCCCGGTGCCGCGCGCGCCGCTGCCCAGGCCACGACCGAGAGCTAG
- a CDS encoding lytic transglycosylase domain-containing protein, translating to MGARTLTRWQKAGALAPMVILVGAWGAALGNSGLATASGGSSDDDVPAVPATAFEQPASVQQTPQGVDRKAGTAGTVATLSTNGIPASALSAYRRAETLLGRADDECKLPWNLVAAIGRVESNHGRTNGNALSSDGLAEPGIYGVPLDGKDGRARILDSDSGSLDKNSVYDRAVGPMQFIPGTWKSVGVDSDNDGTKNPQDIDDAATSAGVYLCSGEGDLSKRADAASAVKRYNHSDSYVELVLKISAAYAGGDFTKSPDGLSTAPILTSTASDQTLSASERKAAVKAEQKAAKKPKPQKDRGGAGGGGSTGGGTGTGTGGGTGTAPGTGGGTGTGGSDGGSGGGGTPSGGTVGGGVQDLVEGTPLAPLAPVTKPVTGLLTAVEANLQCLATVATLPVSTYRARFAACMAAFGY from the coding sequence ATGGGAGCTCGCACGCTGACGCGCTGGCAGAAGGCCGGCGCTCTCGCACCGATGGTGATCCTGGTGGGAGCGTGGGGCGCAGCCCTCGGCAACTCGGGCCTGGCGACCGCCTCGGGCGGCTCGTCCGACGACGACGTGCCCGCGGTGCCCGCGACCGCATTCGAGCAGCCCGCCAGCGTGCAGCAGACCCCCCAGGGCGTCGACCGCAAGGCGGGCACCGCCGGCACCGTCGCGACCCTGTCGACCAACGGCATCCCCGCCTCGGCGCTCTCGGCCTATCGCCGCGCCGAGACCCTCCTCGGCCGGGCCGACGACGAGTGCAAGCTGCCCTGGAACCTCGTCGCGGCGATCGGCCGCGTCGAGTCCAACCACGGCCGCACCAACGGCAATGCGCTCAGCTCCGACGGCCTCGCCGAGCCCGGCATCTACGGCGTGCCGCTCGACGGCAAGGACGGCCGGGCCCGCATCCTCGACAGCGACAGCGGCTCCCTCGACAAGAACTCGGTGTACGACCGGGCGGTCGGCCCCATGCAGTTCATCCCCGGCACCTGGAAGTCCGTGGGCGTCGACTCGGACAACGACGGCACCAAGAACCCCCAGGACATCGACGACGCAGCCACCTCGGCCGGCGTGTACCTGTGCTCCGGCGAGGGCGATCTGTCCAAGCGGGCCGACGCCGCCTCGGCGGTCAAGCGCTACAACCACTCGGACTCGTACGTCGAGCTGGTCCTGAAGATCTCGGCGGCGTACGCGGGCGGTGACTTCACCAAGTCGCCCGACGGGCTCTCGACCGCTCCCATCCTGACCTCGACGGCCTCCGACCAGACGCTGAGCGCCTCCGAGCGCAAGGCCGCGGTCAAGGCCGAGCAGAAGGCGGCCAAGAAGCCCAAGCCCCAGAAGGACCGCGGCGGGGCCGGCGGCGGCGGCTCGACCGGGGGCGGAACAGGCACCGGCACGGGTGGCGGGACCGGCACCGCGCCCGGCACCGGCGGCGGGACCGGCACCGGCGGTTCGGACGGCGGCAGTGGCGGCGGTGGCACCCCCAGCGGCGGCACGGTCGGCGGCGGCGTCCAGGACCTGGTCGAGGGCACCCCGCTGGCGCCCCTGGCCCCGGTCACCAAGCCCGTCACGGGCCTGCTGACCGCGGTCGAGGCCAACCTGCAGTGCCTCGCGACCGTCGCGACGCTGCCGGTCAGCACCTACCGAGCCCGGTTCGCAGCCTGCATGGCCGCCTTCGGCTACTGA
- the hemB gene encoding porphobilinogen synthase encodes MSFPTDRPRRLRSSPAMRRLVAETHVQPSQLVLPMFVAEGRTEVRAISSMPGVVQHTRDSARRAYAEAVELGLGGVMLFGLPERKDAQGSGALDPDGILNVALADARAEVGDDLLVMADLCLDEFTDHGHCGVLDDRGRVDNDTTLGLYAQMGVVQAESGAHVVAPSGMMDGQVGVIRAALDEAGHDETVILAYAAKYASAFYGPFREAVDSSLQGDRKTYQQDPANGREAIREVLLDIEEGADMVMVKPALSYLDLIADVRAAVDVPVAAYNISGELAMVEAAAANGWIDRERAIDEIIVSIRRAGADVVLTYWATEVATRLRAQ; translated from the coding sequence ATGTCGTTCCCCACCGACCGTCCTCGTCGCCTGCGCTCGTCGCCGGCGATGAGACGGTTGGTGGCGGAGACGCACGTGCAGCCGTCCCAGCTGGTGCTGCCGATGTTCGTGGCCGAGGGCCGCACCGAGGTCAGGGCGATCAGCAGCATGCCCGGCGTCGTCCAGCACACGCGTGACTCGGCCCGTCGCGCGTACGCCGAGGCGGTGGAGCTGGGACTCGGGGGCGTCATGCTGTTCGGCCTCCCCGAGCGCAAGGACGCGCAGGGATCGGGTGCGCTCGATCCCGACGGCATCCTCAACGTGGCGCTGGCCGACGCGCGCGCCGAGGTCGGCGACGACCTGCTCGTGATGGCAGACCTGTGCCTCGACGAGTTCACCGACCACGGCCACTGCGGGGTCCTGGACGACCGGGGTCGGGTCGACAACGACACGACCCTGGGGCTGTACGCCCAGATGGGTGTCGTGCAGGCCGAGTCCGGGGCCCACGTCGTGGCGCCGAGCGGCATGATGGACGGCCAGGTCGGCGTGATCCGGGCCGCGCTGGACGAGGCGGGGCACGACGAGACGGTCATCCTCGCGTACGCCGCGAAGTACGCCTCCGCATTCTACGGTCCGTTCCGCGAGGCCGTCGACTCCTCGCTGCAGGGCGACCGCAAGACCTACCAGCAGGACCCGGCCAACGGCCGAGAGGCGATCAGGGAGGTGCTCCTCGACATCGAGGAGGGCGCCGACATGGTCATGGTCAAGCCGGCGCTGAGCTATCTCGACCTCATCGCGGACGTCCGTGCGGCGGTCGACGTGCCCGTCGCGGCCTACAACATCTCCGGCGAGCTCGCGATGGTCGAGGCCGCGGCGGCGAACGGCTGGATCGACCGCGAGCGGGCGATCGACGAGATCATCGTGTCGATCCGTCGAGCCGGCGCCGACGTCGTGCTGACGTACTGGGCGACCGAGGTCGCCACCCGCCTGCGCGCTCAGTAG
- a CDS encoding uroporphyrinogen-III synthase, which produces MREAPPTPTPPARKAPRGHVSFVGAGPGDASLLTVRAAELLAQADVVITELPEQVALVTNGAQIVDGGVGEDGELLTHAARARLVVKHAKSGGHVVRLMAGDPFTYATGPEEAAACSKAGIGFEIVPGVSSISAVPAYAGVPLTNRTHREYSVVSVGDATISWADHAGQDTLVLLSAVARIGEVATGLIDAGRKPDTPVAMTRVGTTTEQTTVVSTLAEIATDAKAAGMTSPAITVVGEVVSMREALSWFETKPLYGWRILVPRTKEQSAGLASRLRGFGAISEEVPTISVEPPRNPQQMDKAVRGLVEGRYEWVAFTSVNAVKAVREKFEEYGLDARAFSGLKIAAVGQKTAEAIATWGIRADLMPSGEQSARGLLEDWPPYDELLDPINRVFLPRADIATETLVAGLIDLGWEVDDVTAYRTVRAAPPPAPTREAIKTGKFDAVMFTSSSTVRNLVGIAGKPHTSTIIACIGPATAKTAEEHGLRVDVLAESPSVEELADALAEFGTARRLGFVEAGEPVTKPSQKRPSTRRKA; this is translated from the coding sequence ATGCGAGAAGCACCGCCCACGCCGACGCCGCCCGCCCGCAAGGCCCCGCGGGGCCACGTGAGCTTCGTCGGCGCCGGACCGGGAGACGCAAGCCTCCTGACGGTCCGCGCGGCCGAGCTGCTCGCGCAGGCCGACGTCGTCATCACGGAGCTGCCCGAGCAGGTGGCACTCGTCACCAACGGTGCCCAGATCGTCGACGGCGGAGTCGGTGAGGACGGCGAGCTCCTCACCCACGCCGCTCGCGCCCGCCTCGTCGTCAAGCACGCCAAGAGCGGTGGACACGTCGTCCGCCTCATGGCCGGCGATCCGTTCACGTACGCGACCGGACCCGAGGAGGCCGCTGCGTGCAGCAAGGCCGGCATCGGCTTCGAGATCGTGCCCGGCGTCTCGTCCATCTCGGCGGTCCCGGCGTACGCCGGCGTGCCGCTGACCAACCGCACGCACCGTGAGTACTCGGTCGTCAGCGTGGGGGACGCGACGATCAGCTGGGCCGATCACGCAGGTCAGGACACCCTGGTCCTGCTCTCGGCCGTCGCCCGCATCGGTGAGGTCGCCACCGGCCTGATCGACGCGGGGCGCAAGCCCGACACCCCGGTGGCGATGACCCGCGTCGGCACCACGACCGAGCAGACCACCGTCGTGTCGACGCTGGCCGAGATCGCCACGGACGCCAAGGCCGCCGGCATGACGTCCCCGGCCATCACGGTCGTCGGCGAGGTCGTCTCGATGCGCGAGGCGCTGTCGTGGTTCGAGACCAAGCCGCTCTACGGCTGGCGCATCCTGGTGCCCCGCACCAAGGAGCAGTCCGCAGGTCTCGCATCGCGCCTGCGCGGATTCGGCGCGATCTCCGAGGAGGTCCCGACCATCTCGGTCGAGCCGCCCCGCAATCCGCAGCAGATGGACAAGGCCGTCCGCGGTCTGGTCGAGGGTCGTTACGAGTGGGTCGCGTTCACGAGCGTCAACGCGGTCAAGGCCGTGCGTGAGAAGTTCGAGGAGTACGGGCTCGACGCGCGCGCGTTCTCGGGCCTGAAGATCGCCGCGGTCGGTCAGAAGACCGCCGAGGCCATCGCGACCTGGGGCATCCGCGCCGATCTCATGCCGTCGGGCGAGCAGTCGGCTCGCGGCCTGCTCGAGGACTGGCCGCCGTACGACGAGCTGCTCGACCCGATCAACCGGGTCTTCCTGCCGCGCGCCGACATCGCGACCGAGACCCTCGTGGCCGGCCTGATCGATCTCGGCTGGGAGGTCGACGACGTCACGGCCTACCGGACCGTCCGGGCCGCCCCGCCGCCGGCGCCGACGCGCGAGGCGATCAAGACCGGCAAGTTCGACGCGGTCATGTTCACCTCGTCGTCCACGGTCCGCAACCTCGTGGGCATCGCCGGCAAGCCGCACACGTCGACGATCATCGCGTGCATCGGCCCGGCGACCGCCAAGACCGCCGAGGAGCACGGCCTGCGGGTCGACGTCCTCGCCGAGTCCCCGTCGGTCGAGGAGCTCGCCGACGCCCTGGCCGAGTTCGGCACCGCGCGTCGCCTCGGCTTCGTCGAGGCCGGGGAGCCGGTCACGAAGCCGTCGCAAAAGCGTCCGTCGACCCGCCGGAAGGCCTAG
- the hemC gene encoding hydroxymethylbilane synthase, with translation MTALRLGTRASALAVTQSQHIADRLRAETGVEVELVTISTEGDRSTAPLASMGGQGVFVAALREALVRGDVDFAVHSLKDLPTTPDPRLAVAAIPRREDPRDVLVARDGLTLGELPQGARVGTGSPRRQAQLNALGLGVEVVGIRGNVDTRIGKIASGECDGVLLARAGLVRLGRADEATEVIDPLQMLPAPGQGALACECRVDDVATTRLLAQLDDSDTRAAVTAERSLLATLEAGCSAPVGALAEIADGDDGPELWLRAVVGDVSGSPTIRLSATGLPHEAAAVGERLAVEMLAEGADALVAAAAS, from the coding sequence ATGACCGCACTCCGTCTCGGCACCCGCGCCAGCGCGCTCGCGGTGACCCAGTCCCAGCACATCGCCGACCGGCTCCGTGCGGAGACCGGCGTCGAGGTCGAGCTCGTGACGATCTCGACCGAGGGCGACCGCAGCACGGCCCCGCTCGCCTCGATGGGCGGCCAGGGCGTCTTCGTCGCGGCCCTGCGCGAGGCGCTCGTGCGCGGCGACGTCGACTTTGCCGTCCACTCGCTCAAGGACCTGCCCACGACTCCCGACCCGCGCCTCGCCGTCGCGGCCATCCCGCGCCGCGAGGACCCGCGCGACGTGCTGGTCGCCCGTGACGGCCTGACCCTCGGCGAGCTGCCGCAGGGTGCGCGCGTCGGCACCGGCTCACCCCGCCGCCAGGCCCAGCTGAACGCCCTCGGCCTCGGGGTCGAGGTCGTCGGGATCCGCGGCAACGTGGACACCCGCATCGGCAAGATCGCCTCGGGCGAGTGCGACGGCGTGCTGCTGGCCCGTGCCGGTCTGGTCCGTCTCGGTCGTGCCGACGAGGCCACCGAAGTCATTGATCCTCTCCAGATGCTTCCTGCCCCCGGGCAGGGAGCGCTGGCATGCGAGTGCCGCGTCGACGACGTCGCGACCACTCGTCTGCTCGCGCAGCTCGACGACAGCGACACCCGTGCTGCCGTCACTGCCGAGCGAAGCCTCCTCGCGACACTCGAGGCCGGCTGCAGTGCCCCGGTGGGAGCCCTGGCCGAGATCGCCGACGGCGACGACGGCCCTGAGCTCTGGCTTCGTGCCGTGGTCGGAGACGTCTCCGGCTCACCCACCATCCGACTGTCCGCGACCGGCCTCCCTCACGAGGCTGCCGCGGTCGGTGAACGTCTTGCTGTCGAGATGCTCGCCGAAGGTGCCGACGCCCTCGTGGCCGCCGCCGCCTCCTGA
- a CDS encoding glutamyl-tRNA reductase has product MSVLVVGMSHKSAPIDVLEHAALDVDSAVKLSHLVLETPFVSESVVISTCNRVEIYVEAERFHGAVEEISRLLAEHAGLDRVDFVRHVYVHFDEAAVAHLFGVASGMDSMILGESQILGQVRDALHTAQAESTVGSVLNALFQQALRIGKRGHAETGIDRLAPSIVTAGLDAAGAVVDAPDTRFLVAGAGTMASLAVRTLIDRGVEPHRIMVANRTYQRAYNLVATFGVSAVRWQALDVELAGADVLISCTGANGFVFDTARVEAAAQGRSMSLLDLALPRDVDPAVGDIEGITLVDLIVLSQLSANAELAADVDQVRSIVDSEVRTFLAAKAASHITPTVVALRTMATDIVASEQARIESRLPNLTDDERADVRKALHRVAEKLIHSPTVRVQQLIDGPAGLTYADALADLFALDQSAVDAVTQVGDKS; this is encoded by the coding sequence ATGAGCGTGTTGGTCGTGGGCATGTCCCACAAGTCGGCTCCCATCGACGTGCTCGAGCACGCGGCGCTCGACGTCGACTCGGCGGTGAAGCTCTCGCACCTGGTGCTCGAGACCCCGTTCGTCTCCGAGTCCGTCGTGATCTCGACCTGCAACCGCGTCGAGATCTATGTCGAGGCCGAGCGCTTCCACGGCGCCGTCGAGGAGATCTCGCGGCTCCTGGCCGAGCACGCCGGGCTGGACCGTGTCGACTTCGTGCGCCACGTCTACGTCCACTTCGACGAGGCCGCGGTCGCGCACCTGTTCGGTGTCGCGTCGGGCATGGACTCGATGATCCTCGGCGAGAGCCAGATCCTCGGTCAGGTCCGCGACGCCCTGCACACCGCCCAGGCCGAGTCGACCGTCGGCTCCGTGCTCAACGCCCTGTTCCAGCAGGCGCTGCGCATCGGCAAGCGGGGACACGCCGAGACGGGCATCGACCGGCTCGCCCCGTCGATCGTCACGGCCGGCCTCGACGCCGCAGGTGCGGTCGTCGACGCCCCGGACACCCGATTCCTGGTCGCCGGTGCCGGCACGATGGCGAGCCTCGCCGTCCGTACGCTCATCGATCGCGGTGTCGAGCCGCACCGCATCATGGTCGCCAACCGCACGTACCAGCGTGCGTACAACCTCGTCGCGACCTTCGGCGTGAGCGCGGTGCGCTGGCAGGCGCTCGACGTCGAGCTCGCGGGCGCCGACGTGCTGATCAGCTGCACCGGGGCCAACGGCTTCGTGTTCGACACGGCCCGGGTCGAGGCCGCAGCGCAGGGACGCAGCATGTCGCTGCTCGACCTGGCGCTGCCCCGCGACGTCGACCCCGCGGTGGGCGACATCGAGGGCATCACCCTCGTCGACCTGATCGTCCTGTCCCAGCTGTCGGCCAACGCCGAGCTGGCTGCCGACGTCGACCAGGTCCGCTCGATCGTGGACTCCGAGGTCCGCACGTTCCTTGCGGCCAAGGCCGCCTCGCACATCACGCCGACGGTCGTCGCGCTGCGCACCATGGCGACCGACATCGTGGCCTCGGAGCAGGCCCGCATCGAGTCACGGCTGCCCAATCTGACCGACGACGAGCGGGCCGACGTCCGCAAGGCCCTGCACCGCGTCGCGGAGAAGCTCATCCACTCGCCCACCGTGCGCGTGCAGCAGCTCATCGACGGACCGGCCGGCCTGACGTACGCCGATGCGCTGGCCGATCTCTTCGCGCTCGACCAGTCCGCGGTCGACGCCGTGACCCAGGTGGGTGACAAGTCATGA
- a CDS encoding redox-sensing transcriptional repressor Rex — translation MTILRSPRLADGSARGIPDATVARLPVYLRALNTLTEQGVASCSSIELAENAGVNPAKLRKDLSYLGSYGTRGVGYDVEYLRYQIAREIGQTQDWDVVIVGIGNLGSALSAYQGFSTRGIRVAALVDADPQRVGTEVSGLTVTSMDDLAAVVAERAISIGVIATPGTAAQEVADRLVAAGVTSILNFAPALVQVPDGVDVRKVDLSIELQILAYHEQRKAGIEPKVSGI, via the coding sequence GTGACCATACTTCGCAGTCCTCGGCTCGCCGACGGAAGCGCCCGTGGCATCCCTGATGCCACCGTCGCCCGTCTGCCGGTCTACCTTCGAGCACTCAACACACTGACCGAGCAGGGCGTCGCCTCGTGCTCCTCGATCGAGCTGGCCGAGAACGCCGGTGTCAACCCCGCCAAGCTGCGCAAGGACCTGTCCTATCTCGGCTCCTACGGCACCCGCGGCGTCGGCTACGACGTGGAGTACCTGCGCTACCAGATCGCCCGCGAGATCGGCCAGACCCAGGACTGGGACGTCGTCATCGTCGGCATCGGCAACCTGGGCTCCGCCCTCTCCGCCTACCAGGGCTTCAGCACCCGCGGCATCCGTGTCGCGGCCCTCGTCGACGCCGATCCGCAGCGGGTCGGCACCGAGGTCTCGGGCCTGACCGTCACGTCGATGGACGACCTGGCCGCCGTCGTGGCGGAACGAGCGATCTCGATCGGCGTCATCGCGACCCCTGGCACCGCGGCCCAGGAGGTCGCCGACCGCCTGGTGGCCGCCGGCGTCACCAGCATCTTGAACTTCGCGCCCGCCCTCGTGCAGGTGCCCGACGGCGTGGACGTCCGCAAGGTCGACCTGTCGATCGAGCTGCAGATCCTCGCGTACCACGAGCAGCGCAAGGCGGGCATCGAGCCGAAAGTGAGTGGCATATGA
- a CDS encoding glutaredoxin family protein: MIAHADAARVVVYGREGCHLCEIAEAQVAEICRETGDSWLRVDIDGDEDLRSRFTEQVPVTFVDGAQHDFWRVDPARLRRALARRRRRVT; encoded by the coding sequence GTGATCGCTCACGCCGACGCCGCGCGGGTCGTGGTCTACGGACGGGAGGGCTGCCACCTGTGCGAGATCGCCGAGGCGCAGGTCGCCGAGATCTGCCGCGAGACCGGTGACTCGTGGCTGCGGGTGGACATCGACGGGGACGAGGACCTTCGCTCGCGCTTCACCGAGCAGGTCCCGGTCACGTTCGTCGACGGCGCCCAGCACGACTTCTGGAGGGTCGACCCCGCGAGGCTCCGCAGGGCACTGGCGAGGCGTCGCCGACGTGTGACATAA
- a CDS encoding class I adenylate-forming enzyme family protein: protein MTVNVSEYVHTAATNAPDRVALVEHRGDARREVTWRELDESADAVARALSGRGLVAGHRVAVVMANRIDLPIAYFGILRGGMVAVPVNPRSTTREIGRMLADSRARVVLCDEAGVAQVREAITDDMQVSVIVDGAEPVAGETSFETFLQDASGAPPASPADAEALAVVLYTSGTSGKPRGAMLTHRALIANIEQIAQLDPPAVTPDDICLGLLPMFHIYGLNCVLGQAVRQGARVVMVDGFDPAGLLDLVRAEGVTNIPLAPPVVAAWAGREGLGDQLSSVSMVLSGASALDPELAEMFHASTGKYIEQGYGLTETAPVIATTMGSPRQPGSPPKAGSVGRPLPGIEVRIVEADGRDAAPGDPAEIWVRGDNVFSGYWPDGVDGPRPDGWYPTGDIGFLDEDGDLTLVDRLRELVIVSGFNVYPFEVEDVISEVPGVAQVAVVGLPDEETGEAVAAFVVPTEEASGDEDALVESVEEHCRTRLARFKQPRRVIVVTGLPHSATGKVAKGRLRSLVRSETLGLGAR, encoded by the coding sequence GTGACAGTCAATGTCAGCGAGTACGTCCACACGGCCGCCACGAACGCCCCGGACAGGGTGGCTCTGGTCGAGCACCGGGGCGACGCACGCCGCGAGGTGACCTGGCGAGAGCTCGACGAGTCGGCCGACGCCGTGGCCCGTGCGCTGTCCGGTCGGGGCCTGGTGGCGGGCCACCGGGTCGCGGTGGTGATGGCCAACCGCATCGACCTGCCGATCGCCTACTTCGGCATCCTGCGCGGCGGCATGGTCGCGGTGCCCGTCAACCCTCGCTCGACCACCCGCGAGATCGGCCGCATGCTCGCGGACTCCCGCGCCCGGGTCGTGCTGTGCGACGAGGCCGGTGTCGCCCAGGTGCGCGAGGCGATCACCGACGACATGCAGGTGAGCGTGATCGTCGACGGCGCCGAGCCCGTGGCGGGGGAGACCTCCTTCGAGACGTTCCTCCAGGACGCGTCCGGGGCGCCCCCGGCCTCGCCCGCCGACGCCGAGGCCCTCGCCGTCGTGCTCTACACGTCCGGCACGAGCGGCAAGCCGCGCGGCGCGATGCTGACCCACCGGGCACTGATCGCCAACATCGAGCAGATCGCGCAGCTCGACCCGCCCGCGGTCACGCCCGACGACATCTGCCTCGGCCTGCTGCCGATGTTCCACATCTACGGGCTCAACTGCGTGCTGGGGCAGGCCGTGCGGCAGGGCGCCCGCGTCGTGATGGTCGACGGCTTCGACCCCGCCGGTCTCCTCGATCTCGTGCGCGCCGAGGGGGTCACCAACATCCCGCTGGCGCCCCCCGTGGTCGCGGCCTGGGCCGGACGTGAGGGACTCGGCGACCAGCTGAGCAGCGTCTCGATGGTCCTGTCGGGCGCCTCCGCGCTCGACCCCGAGCTGGCCGAGATGTTCCACGCGTCGACGGGCAAGTACATCGAGCAGGGCTACGGGCTCACCGAGACCGCCCCCGTCATCGCGACGACGATGGGATCGCCTCGCCAGCCCGGATCGCCGCCCAAGGCCGGATCGGTCGGGCGACCGCTGCCGGGCATCGAGGTGCGGATCGTCGAGGCCGACGGCCGGGACGCTGCTCCCGGCGATCCCGCGGAGATCTGGGTCAGGGGCGACAACGTCTTCTCGGGCTACTGGCCGGACGGCGTGGACGGACCGCGCCCCGACGGCTGGTACCCGACGGGCGACATCGGCTTCCTCGACGAGGACGGTGACCTCACGCTCGTCGACCGCCTGCGCGAGCTCGTGATCGTCTCCGGCTTCAACGTCTACCCGTTCGAGGTCGAGGACGTCATCTCCGAGGTCCCGGGGGTCGCGCAGGTCGCGGTCGTCGGGCTGCCCGACGAGGAGACGGGGGAGGCCGTCGCGGCGTTCGTCGTGCCGACCGAGGAGGCGTCCGGCGACGAGGACGCGCTCGTGGAGTCCGTCGAGGAGCACTGCCGTACGCGCCTGGCCCGCTTCAAGCAGCCCCGCCGCGTGATCGTCGTGACCGGGCTGCCGCACTCCGCGACCGGCAAGGTCGCCAAGGGGCGTCTGCGGTCGCTGGTCCGCAGCGAGACGCTGGGTCTGGGTGCGCGGTGA